A single region of the Lactobacillus isalae genome encodes:
- a CDS encoding Cof-type HAD-IIB family hydrolase has translation MIKLIALDTDGTLLNSKNKILPSTKAAIKKALDQGIKVVLCSGRPIAGLAHFMKELGIEGSDQYAVTLNGAITRNADGKIMTQDLVNNELYRKLTKFAKEQKVPFNIVDPDSRIITADRDVDYFELLQAWENTAPMFIRTPDEMPNDFQISKGCFVGDKDLLDQVEPVLRAKFSHELYIVRADDHFLECLHPNVNKGSGLKELGEKIGISTDEMIAFGDERNDISMFDVVGTAVAMGNGSKEAKDHADFVTASNDDDGIAKALNKFVF, from the coding sequence ATGATTAAATTAATTGCCTTGGATACAGACGGTACACTTTTAAATTCTAAAAATAAAATTCTCCCCTCTACTAAAGCTGCAATAAAAAAAGCTTTAGATCAGGGAATCAAAGTTGTTCTTTGCTCTGGTCGACCAATCGCTGGTCTTGCACACTTCATGAAAGAACTTGGAATTGAAGGCAGTGATCAATACGCTGTCACTTTAAACGGTGCAATTACGAGAAATGCAGACGGCAAAATAATGACACAAGATCTAGTTAATAATGAACTTTACCGCAAACTAACTAAATTTGCTAAGGAGCAAAAAGTTCCTTTTAATATTGTTGATCCAGATTCAAGAATTATTACTGCTGATCGTGACGTAGACTACTTTGAATTACTACAAGCCTGGGAAAATACTGCTCCAATGTTCATTAGAACCCCTGATGAAATGCCTAATGATTTTCAGATTTCTAAAGGATGTTTTGTCGGCGATAAAGATCTTCTTGATCAAGTTGAGCCAGTATTAAGAGCAAAGTTCAGCCACGAATTATATATCGTTCGTGCAGATGACCATTTCTTAGAATGCTTACATCCTAATGTAAACAAAGGAAGTGGTTTAAAAGAATTAGGCGAAAAGATTGGCATCAGTACTGATGAAATGATTGCATTTGGGGATGAAAGGAATGACATTTCAATGTTTGATGTTGTAGGAACTGCTGTTGCAATGGGCAACGGAAGCAAAGAAGCAAAAGATCATGCAGATTTTGTTACTGCGTCAAACGATGATGACGGTATTGCTAAGGCTTTAAATAAGTTTGTTTTTTAA